The Cellulosilyticum sp. I15G10I2 nucleotide sequence GCCGTTTTATTTAGAGAAAAAGAAATGATACTGATTAATGCTTATGAGTCTCATAGTATAAAAGCATTTGAAGAGAGTAAATTTTTAGTTATGCAATTTAAGGCAGAGTTTTTGGAAGAAGAGTATTGTAAGCTTTTTAAGATGAAATATTTAGTAACTTTCTTAAATAATATCAATATTAAAGAGCGTATTGTTAAAGAAAATAGTATGTTTGAAAACGATATTATGCAGATACAGGAAGTATTATATAAGAGGCCAATAGCTTATGAAATATGTATAAGGGCTAGTATTTTAAAGATTATTTATAATCTTATCCAAGAAAAAATAATTTGCATTCCAGATATAAATCGGATAGACTATAAAAATTTAGATATTATAATGCAGGCTATAGACTACGTGCAGAATAATTTAGGGAACAAAATAGAGGAAAAAGAAATTGCAAAAGTATTAGGCTATAATCAGTCTTATTTTTGTAAGATGTTTAAAGAAATTATGGGACAAACTTTTATGGAATATGTTTTGTATCTAAGGATCAGTGAAGCAGAAAAAAGCCTTATAAGTACAGAGAAGAATATCACTGAGATTAGTTTGGAATCGGGATTTAACAGCCTATCCTACTTTAACAGAGCATTTAAAAAGAAAAATAATATGTCTCCTATAAACTATAGAAAAGCAAAAAACAAAAATAGTTCAAATATAAGTGAAATGAAGGCAAGTAAATGGGAGGGGAATATTCTATAATAAGGGAAAACATAGAGTGGGGTGGGCGAAATGAATTCCTATGAAAGAGTGATGGCTAGGCTGCAGGGCAAAGAAGTTGATAAAATTCCTAACCTAAACATTGTGATGGCATTTGCTGCAAAGTATATCAATATACCGTATAGTCATTTTGCGGCAGATTATAGATATTTAGTAGAAGGCAATATTAAATGCTGCGAAGCATTTGGAATAGATGTCGTAACGGCTATGTCAGACCCTTGGAGAGAAGCCCACAGCTTTGGAGCTAAGATTATCT carries:
- a CDS encoding AraC family transcriptional regulator, with product MKGREEKELVYRLLEKEYSVFYNLLNQQEITLHWHKHYEILYLEKGVVELILNGGAVLFREKEMILINAYESHSIKAFEESKFLVMQFKAEFLEEEYCKLFKMKYLVTFLNNINIKERIVKENSMFENDIMQIQEVLYKRPIAYEICIRASILKIIYNLIQEKIICIPDINRIDYKNLDIIMQAIDYVQNNLGNKIEEKEIAKVLGYNQSYFCKMFKEIMGQTFMEYVLYLRISEAEKSLISTEKNITEISLESGFNSLSYFNRAFKKKNNMSPINYRKAKNKNSSNISEMKASKWEGNIL